From Sediminibacterium sp. TEGAF015, a single genomic window includes:
- a CDS encoding diacylglycerol/lipid kinase family protein — protein MKRKIIYLINPISGTSKKDKIRELVEKVTAAKGFEYRVFNTNATGNYEYLKEHIAKEGFTDVVILGGDGTVNQVTASLRDTGVQFGIIPVGSGNGLARAAGIPTSMKKAIDIIFNGEAEYIDAFTVNGEYACMLSGMGFDAQVAHDFAQKSTRGLFTYTQQSILQFFKANPYQFEIVLDNFSVFTDAFFISIANSNQFGNNAIIAPQASLSDGLLDIVIVQKMSKAKLPFAILRQMRGNNKVQQLVEDMSSKNILYFQTPALTIKNPKLAPLHIDGEPRDAVEELSIEIIPNAFRLIKPKNK, from the coding sequence ATGAAGAGAAAAATCATTTATTTAATCAATCCCATTTCTGGTACATCCAAAAAAGATAAAATCAGAGAGTTGGTTGAAAAAGTAACTGCTGCCAAAGGCTTTGAATACAGGGTATTCAACACCAATGCAACAGGCAATTACGAGTACCTGAAAGAACATATTGCCAAAGAAGGATTCACAGATGTAGTAATCCTAGGCGGCGATGGAACAGTGAATCAGGTAACTGCTTCCCTGCGCGACACAGGAGTTCAGTTTGGTATTATTCCTGTGGGATCAGGCAATGGCCTGGCTAGGGCTGCTGGTATTCCCACCAGCATGAAGAAAGCGATTGACATCATTTTCAATGGTGAAGCTGAATATATAGACGCATTTACAGTGAACGGAGAATATGCCTGTATGTTAAGTGGTATGGGATTTGACGCACAAGTGGCTCACGACTTTGCCCAGAAATCTACCAGAGGCTTATTTACGTATACTCAGCAAAGCATACTCCAGTTTTTCAAAGCCAACCCTTACCAGTTTGAAATTGTATTGGATAACTTTTCTGTTTTCACAGACGCATTTTTTATCAGCATAGCTAATAGTAATCAATTTGGCAATAATGCTATTATTGCTCCTCAAGCAAGTTTGTCTGACGGATTACTCGATATTGTGATTGTTCAGAAGATGAGCAAAGCAAAATTACCTTTTGCTATACTTCGCCAAATGCGCGGAAACAATAAAGTACAGCAATTGGTAGAAGATATGAGCTCTAAAAATATTCTCTATTTCCAGACACCTGCACTTACGATCAAGAATCCCAAATTGGCACCCCTCCATATTGATGGAGAGCCTAGAGATGCGGTGGAAGAACTCAGCATTGAAATAATCCCCAATGCTTTTCGCTTGATCAAACCGAAAAACAAATAA
- the paaI gene encoding hydroxyphenylacetyl-CoA thioesterase PaaI encodes MTPQHIVEEMMKADLFSQWLGIEVLEIQEGYSKIKMQVRPEMMNGLGIVHGGIAFAFSDSAFAFACNNRNNLSVALDTSINFLKPVHVGDTLIAEAKELHNGRSTGLYQITITNQHNELVSYFKGNCFRTGKHVVKASL; translated from the coding sequence ATGACACCACAACATATTGTAGAAGAAATGATGAAAGCAGATTTGTTTTCACAATGGTTAGGCATAGAAGTATTAGAGATACAGGAAGGATACAGTAAAATTAAAATGCAGGTAAGACCCGAAATGATGAATGGATTGGGCATTGTTCATGGTGGAATTGCCTTTGCTTTTTCCGACAGTGCATTTGCCTTTGCCTGCAACAATAGAAATAATTTATCGGTGGCATTGGACACTTCCATTAATTTTCTGAAACCAGTACATGTAGGAGATACATTGATTGCTGAAGCCAAAGAATTACACAATGGAAGATCGACCGGGTTATATCAAATTACAATTACAAATCAGCACAACGAGTTGGTGTCTTACTTTAAGGGAAATTGTTTCAGAACAGGTAAGCATGTTGTAAAAGCATCTTTATGA
- the paaA gene encoding 1,2-phenylacetyl-CoA epoxidase subunit PaaA produces MEQDFEKIFQDKIDREIRIEPKDWMPEKYRQTLIRQISQHAHSEIIGMLPEGNWITRAPSLRRKAILLAKVQDEAGHGLYLYSAAETLGITRDQMYEQLHTGKAKYSSIFNYPTLSWADMGVIGWLVDGAAIMNQVPLCRTSFGPYARAMVRVCKEESFHQRQGFEILYVLSKGTEAQRRMAQDAINRWWWPSLMMFGPKDDESPNTIQSMKWKIKRFSNDELRQKFVDVCAEQVKVLGFTLPDKDLKWNEERGHYDFGEINWDEFWQVVQGNGPCNKERLDARKKAWEEGAWVRDAALAYANKKAKQKQAAA; encoded by the coding sequence ATGGAACAAGACTTTGAAAAAATCTTTCAGGACAAGATTGATCGTGAAATAAGAATTGAGCCAAAAGACTGGATGCCTGAGAAGTATCGTCAGACCTTGATCAGACAAATCAGTCAGCATGCGCATAGCGAAATCATTGGTATGTTACCAGAGGGTAACTGGATAACGCGTGCCCCATCTTTAAGAAGAAAAGCTATCCTACTCGCAAAAGTGCAGGACGAAGCAGGGCATGGTTTGTATTTATATAGTGCGGCTGAAACCCTTGGCATTACAAGAGATCAGATGTATGAACAATTGCATACCGGCAAAGCCAAATATTCTTCCATATTTAACTACCCTACTTTAAGCTGGGCGGATATGGGTGTAATTGGCTGGCTGGTAGACGGTGCAGCAATTATGAATCAGGTGCCACTTTGCAGAACTAGTTTTGGTCCTTATGCACGTGCTATGGTTCGGGTTTGTAAAGAAGAAAGTTTTCACCAGCGTCAGGGTTTTGAAATCCTCTATGTATTAAGTAAAGGAACAGAAGCTCAGAGAAGAATGGCGCAAGATGCCATCAACCGCTGGTGGTGGCCAAGTCTGATGATGTTCGGACCCAAGGACGATGAAAGTCCTAATACCATTCAAAGCATGAAATGGAAAATCAAACGATTCAGCAACGATGAACTCAGACAAAAGTTCGTGGACGTTTGTGCAGAGCAAGTAAAAGTACTGGGCTTTACCTTACCAGATAAAGATTTAAAATGGAATGAAGAACGAGGACACTATGATTTTGGTGAAATCAATTGGGATGAATTCTGGCAAGTAGTGCAAGGCAATGGTCCCTGCAATAAGGAAAGACTGGATGCCCGTAAAAAAGCTTGGGAAGAAGGTGCGTGGGTAAGAGATGCGGCTTTGGCCTATGCCAATAAAAAAGCCAAACAAAAACAAGCAGCGGCATAA
- the paaC gene encoding 1,2-phenylacetyl-CoA epoxidase subunit PaaC, which yields MTTTKNEIDFLLHLADNALIIGHRNSEWCGHGPILEQDIAITNIALDYIGQARNLYQHTAELINQQTDKIELTQTGKDISLPVTEDSLAYLRDVVEFKNLLITEITNGDWAQTTLRLFLLSLFQLELFTQLLKHEDPQVAAIAEKSIKEINYHVKWSQDWVLRLGDGTEESKRRMQQAIDTIWAYTGELFIQPDYARDACLNYAAIETTWNKKVAAIFEEADLEIPAKTFIQKGGATGMHTEHLGYILAEMQYLQRAYPNSEW from the coding sequence ATGACGACTACAAAAAACGAAATTGATTTTTTGCTTCATCTAGCAGATAATGCTTTAATTATTGGACACCGTAATAGTGAATGGTGTGGGCACGGACCCATTTTAGAACAAGATATCGCTATAACCAATATTGCGTTGGACTATATAGGACAAGCCAGAAATCTATACCAACATACTGCTGAACTGATTAACCAGCAAACAGACAAAATAGAACTCACGCAAACCGGAAAGGATATTAGTTTGCCCGTAACCGAAGACAGCCTTGCTTATTTAAGAGATGTAGTGGAGTTTAAAAATTTGTTGATTACGGAAATAACCAACGGTGACTGGGCACAAACAACATTGCGTCTGTTTTTGCTGAGTCTGTTTCAACTGGAATTGTTCACACAGTTATTGAAACATGAAGATCCACAGGTTGCTGCTATTGCAGAAAAATCCATTAAGGAAATCAACTATCATGTAAAGTGGAGTCAAGACTGGGTATTACGTCTGGGAGATGGCACAGAAGAAAGCAAGCGACGTATGCAGCAGGCCATTGATACCATTTGGGCCTACACAGGCGAGTTGTTTATTCAACCCGATTATGCAAGGGATGCTTGCTTAAACTATGCTGCTATTGAAACCACTTGGAACAAAAAAGTGGCAGCTATTTTTGAAGAAGCAGATCTGGAGATTCCGGCCAAAACATTTATACAAAAAGGCGGTGCCACTGGCATGCACACAGAACACTTAGGATATATTCTGGCAGAAATGCAATACTTACAAAGAGCTTATCCCAACAGCGAATGGTAA
- the paaD gene encoding 1,2-phenylacetyl-CoA epoxidase subunit PaaD — MVNTIADTNAAIWSILETVMDPEVPVLSVVDLGVIRAVAKDGQQITVTITPTYTGCPAMDMIAMQIRMALMAAGYEPTIKTILSPAWTTDWMTEKGKQQLKAYGIAPPIGKSIDAAYLEELVVPCPQCQSTHTVLISQFGSTACKALFKCEECKEPFDYFKCH, encoded by the coding sequence ATGGTAAATACAATTGCAGATACGAATGCAGCCATCTGGTCAATTTTGGAAACCGTAATGGATCCGGAAGTACCTGTATTGTCTGTGGTAGATTTAGGGGTGATCAGAGCTGTTGCAAAAGATGGTCAGCAGATAACCGTAACGATTACACCTACATACACAGGGTGCCCTGCCATGGACATGATTGCCATGCAAATTAGAATGGCTTTGATGGCAGCAGGATATGAACCGACTATCAAAACTATTTTATCTCCGGCCTGGACCACAGACTGGATGACCGAAAAAGGGAAGCAGCAATTAAAAGCCTACGGCATTGCTCCGCCAATAGGGAAAAGTATAGACGCTGCTTATCTGGAAGAATTGGTTGTTCCTTGTCCGCAATGTCAATCTACCCATACCGTTTTGATTTCACAATTTGGAAGCACGGCTTGTAAAGCCTTGTTTAAATGCGAAGAGTGTAAAGAACCTTTTGATTATTTTAAATGCCATTAA
- the typA gene encoding translational GTPase TypA, with amino-acid sequence MEIRNIAIIAHVDHGKTTLVDRILGATKVFRDNQDAGELIMDSNDLERERGITIFSKNAAVTYKDYKINVIDTPGHSDFGGEVERVLKMADGVILLVDAFEGPMPQTRFVLQKALQLNLHPIVVINKVDKPNCRPDEVHDAVFELFFNLDATEEQLNFPTFYGSGKNGWFNDSLTPTEDILPLMDGIIKYVPAPKVSEGTLQLQITSLDYSSFLGRIAIGKVTRGSIKEGQQIALVQGADGTVKKMRVKELYVFEGMGKRKVAEVRSGDLCAVVGLEEFNIGDTIADVENPEGLPIISVDEPTMSMTFSINNSPFFGRDGKFVTSRHLRDRLMKETEKNLALRVEDTDSADSFLVYGRGILHLGVLVETMRREGYELTVGNPQVLVKTIDGKKHEPYENLVVDVPSEFSGKVIDLVTQRKGEMQVMESKGEMQHLEFEIPSRGLIGLRSQMLTGTAGEAVMAHRFIDYKPWKGPIPGRNNGVLIAKFQGVTTAYSIDKLQDRGSFFVDPGDEVYVGQIIAEHIKPGDLNVNAVEMKKLTNHRASGSDDAVRIVPKLQFTLEECMEYIQQDECIEVTPKNIRMRKTILDENERSKVSKSMKSEAVG; translated from the coding sequence ATGGAAATAAGAAACATTGCCATCATCGCGCACGTAGACCATGGCAAAACCACTTTAGTAGACCGAATTTTGGGTGCAACTAAAGTTTTCAGAGACAACCAGGATGCTGGTGAGTTAATCATGGATAGCAACGATTTAGAAAGAGAACGTGGTATCACGATCTTCAGTAAAAACGCTGCCGTTACTTACAAAGACTATAAAATTAATGTGATTGATACACCCGGGCACAGTGATTTTGGCGGGGAAGTAGAACGCGTATTGAAAATGGCCGATGGGGTAATTTTATTGGTGGATGCTTTTGAAGGCCCCATGCCTCAAACGCGATTCGTATTGCAGAAAGCATTACAGTTGAACCTACATCCCATTGTAGTAATCAACAAAGTAGATAAGCCGAACTGTCGTCCGGATGAAGTTCATGATGCCGTTTTTGAATTATTCTTTAACCTGGATGCAACAGAAGAGCAATTGAATTTCCCAACTTTCTACGGAAGTGGTAAGAATGGCTGGTTCAATGATAGCTTAACACCAACAGAAGATATCCTTCCTTTAATGGATGGTATCATTAAATATGTACCGGCACCTAAAGTGAGCGAAGGTACCCTTCAGTTGCAAATTACTTCATTAGACTATTCTTCTTTCTTAGGTAGAATTGCCATTGGTAAAGTAACCAGAGGTTCTATTAAAGAAGGTCAGCAAATTGCATTGGTGCAGGGAGCAGATGGTACCGTGAAGAAAATGCGTGTAAAGGAATTGTACGTATTTGAAGGAATGGGCAAGCGCAAAGTAGCTGAAGTACGTTCAGGAGATCTTTGTGCGGTTGTAGGATTGGAAGAATTCAATATTGGAGATACCATTGCTGATGTAGAGAATCCGGAAGGATTACCCATTATCAGTGTGGATGAACCTACCATGAGCATGACTTTCAGCATTAACAACTCACCTTTCTTTGGTAGAGATGGTAAGTTTGTTACATCCCGTCACTTACGTGATCGTCTGATGAAGGAAACTGAAAAGAACCTTGCATTAAGAGTAGAAGATACAGACAGCGCCGATAGTTTCCTGGTATACGGAAGAGGTATTCTGCATTTGGGCGTATTGGTAGAAACCATGCGTAGAGAAGGATATGAATTAACTGTAGGTAATCCTCAGGTATTGGTGAAAACCATTGATGGTAAGAAGCATGAGCCTTATGAAAACCTGGTGGTAGATGTACCTTCTGAATTCAGCGGTAAAGTAATTGATTTGGTTACACAGCGCAAGGGTGAAATGCAGGTAATGGAATCCAAAGGAGAAATGCAACACTTAGAGTTTGAAATTCCTTCGAGAGGTTTGATTGGTTTGCGTTCTCAGATGTTAACCGGTACCGCAGGTGAAGCTGTTATGGCGCATCGTTTCATTGATTACAAACCATGGAAAGGACCTATTCCCGGAAGAAACAACGGTGTATTGATTGCGAAGTTTCAAGGAGTAACTACAGCCTATTCAATTGATAAATTACAGGATCGCGGATCATTCTTTGTAGATCCGGGAGATGAAGTGTATGTAGGCCAAATTATTGCTGAACATATTAAGCCAGGTGACTTAAATGTGAATGCAGTGGAAATGAAAAAACTGACCAACCACCGTGCAAGCGGAAGTGATGATGCAGTAAGAATTGTTCCAAAGCTTCAGTTTACATTGGAAGAGTGCATGGAATACATTCAGCAAGATGAGTGTATTGAAGTAACGCCTAAGAATATTCGTATGCGTAAAACCATTTTGGATGAGAACGAACGTTCTAAAGTTTCTAAAAGCATGAAATCTGAAGCAGTAGGATAA
- a CDS encoding enoyl-CoA hydratase-related protein, translated as MDAILFSVESGVAFITMNRPDKLNSFNRAMALQLQAIIDQCASDENIRAIYLTGAGKGFCAGQDLAEVVDPEGPGMQRILSEHYNPIVLRLREMQKPVVAAVNGVAAGAGANIAFACDIVVSKSSASFIQAFSKIGLIPDSGGTFTLPRLIGFQRASALMMLGDKVSATEALQMGMLYKIFEDEVFETESKKLALQLATMPTKALGYIKLALNASATNTIQSQLALEDELQQKAAATADFKEGVDAFLAKRAPQYKGQ; from the coding sequence ATGGATGCAATATTGTTCAGCGTTGAGTCAGGAGTCGCTTTCATAACGATGAATCGACCAGACAAATTAAATTCTTTCAACAGGGCCATGGCATTGCAGTTGCAGGCTATAATAGACCAATGTGCCAGCGATGAAAATATCAGAGCAATTTATCTTACTGGTGCCGGCAAAGGTTTTTGTGCAGGACAAGATTTGGCAGAAGTAGTGGATCCTGAAGGACCGGGCATGCAAAGAATTTTAAGCGAACATTATAATCCGATTGTACTAAGACTAAGAGAAATGCAAAAGCCGGTAGTAGCTGCTGTGAACGGTGTTGCAGCTGGAGCAGGCGCCAATATTGCATTTGCCTGTGATATCGTTGTAAGCAAATCAAGCGCATCGTTTATTCAAGCATTTTCTAAAATCGGATTGATTCCGGATAGTGGTGGCACATTCACATTGCCCCGATTGATTGGGTTTCAAAGAGCGAGTGCCTTAATGATGCTGGGTGATAAAGTATCAGCAACAGAAGCTTTGCAAATGGGCATGTTGTATAAGATTTTTGAAGATGAGGTTTTTGAAACCGAAAGTAAAAAACTGGCGCTTCAACTGGCAACTATGCCCACCAAAGCATTGGGCTATATTAAACTGGCATTAAATGCAAGTGCTACCAATACTATACAATCACAACTGGCTTTGGAAGACGAGTTGCAGCAAAAAGCAGCAGCAACAGCCGATTTCAAAGAAGGCGTTGATGCTTTTTTAGCCAAACGAGCTCCCCAATACAAAGGCCAATAA
- a CDS encoding 3-oxoacyl-ACP synthase III family protein, whose product MPLSKIAGIGMYVPSNVYTNNDLTKYMETNDEWIQERTGIKERRYAHRTQETTTTMGVEAAKIAIERAGITPQDIDFIVFATLSPDYYFPGCGVLVQRAMQMKEIGALDVRNQCSGFVYALSVADQFIKTGMYKNILVIGSEKHSFGLDFSTRGRNVSVIFGDGAGAVVLQPTEKEGQGILSTHLHSDGESAEILAMYNPGSHANHWGAKNYADFDEAEISQMFMSHQMIDNAQNFPYMDGPAVFKKAVVKFPEVIMEALEKNGYQSTDIDMLIPHQANLRISQFVQQKLKLQDHQVYNNIMNYGNTTAASIPIALCEAWEKGMIKEGDLVCLAAFGSGFTWASALMKW is encoded by the coding sequence ATGCCATTGAGTAAAATTGCCGGAATAGGCATGTACGTTCCATCGAATGTTTATACGAATAATGATCTGACCAAATATATGGAAACCAACGACGAATGGATCCAGGAAAGAACCGGGATAAAAGAACGTCGTTACGCACATAGAACCCAAGAAACCACCACTACTATGGGAGTGGAAGCGGCAAAAATAGCCATTGAAAGGGCTGGTATTACCCCCCAGGATATTGACTTTATTGTTTTTGCAACTTTGTCTCCCGATTATTATTTTCCCGGATGCGGTGTACTGGTGCAAAGAGCCATGCAGATGAAAGAGATTGGTGCATTGGACGTAAGAAATCAGTGCAGTGGATTTGTGTATGCCCTGAGCGTTGCCGATCAGTTTATTAAAACAGGGATGTATAAAAATATTCTGGTGATTGGAAGTGAAAAACACTCTTTCGGATTGGATTTTTCCACCAGAGGCAGAAATGTATCAGTGATTTTTGGAGATGGCGCAGGGGCAGTTGTATTGCAGCCTACAGAAAAAGAAGGTCAGGGTATTTTAAGTACCCACTTACATAGCGACGGAGAGTCTGCTGAAATTTTAGCCATGTACAATCCAGGGTCTCATGCGAATCACTGGGGTGCTAAAAACTATGCAGATTTTGATGAGGCAGAAATTTCACAGATGTTCATGAGTCACCAGATGATTGACAATGCACAGAACTTTCCCTATATGGACGGACCAGCTGTATTTAAAAAAGCTGTTGTGAAGTTTCCGGAAGTTATTATGGAAGCGCTAGAGAAAAATGGCTACCAATCTACCGATATTGATATGTTGATTCCACACCAGGCAAATCTTAGAATCAGCCAGTTTGTTCAGCAGAAATTAAAACTGCAAGATCATCAGGTATATAACAATATCATGAACTATGGAAACACAACGGCAGCATCCATTCCTATTGCCCTTTGTGAAGCTTGGGAAAAAGGAATGATTAAAGAAGGAGACCTGGTATGTTTAGCGGCTTTTGGTAGTGGATTCACCTGGGCCAGTGCATTAATGAAATGGTAG
- a CDS encoding acyltransferase — MIYSFKGFIPVVHESSFVHPQAAVTGNVIIGKNVYIGPGAAIRGDWGAIIIEDGCNVQENCTLHMFPGTTVLLKENAHIGHGAVIHGATIGRNCLVGMNSVIMDNVVLEDECIVGAMSFIKADEHFISRSLIAGNPAKIIKTVSDEMIAWKTKGTALYQQLPKEMQEYWEPCEPLREIPANRPQQETLYSTWNAMKK; from the coding sequence ATGATTTATTCTTTTAAGGGATTTATACCGGTTGTACATGAAAGTTCCTTTGTGCATCCCCAGGCTGCTGTTACAGGCAATGTAATTATTGGAAAGAATGTGTATATAGGACCCGGAGCCGCGATCAGGGGTGACTGGGGCGCCATCATTATTGAAGACGGCTGCAATGTACAAGAAAACTGCACCCTGCATATGTTTCCGGGTACCACCGTATTATTAAAAGAAAATGCACATATTGGTCATGGTGCAGTGATTCATGGAGCTACCATTGGCCGTAATTGTCTTGTGGGAATGAACTCAGTCATAATGGACAATGTAGTTCTAGAGGATGAATGCATTGTTGGTGCTATGAGTTTTATTAAGGCAGATGAGCATTTTATCTCCCGTTCTTTAATTGCAGGCAACCCTGCCAAAATTATCAAGACCGTTTCAGATGAAATGATTGCCTGGAAAACAAAAGGCACTGCATTGTATCAACAGCTTCCTAAAGAAATGCAGGAATACTGGGAACCTTGTGAACCCCTAAGAGAAATTCCTGCCAATCGTCCCCAACAGGAAACCCTTTACAGCACTTGGAATGCAATGAAAAAATAG
- a CDS encoding alpha/beta hydrolase has translation MRIIKWLIGFIAVAGIVYLLGPNPETPVYNTTLPNIPGEPAALEAYIQSNEQKHKVRPNNEARIVWANDSVKQKTPYAIVYLHGFSASQEEGNPVHQQIAKQFGCNLYLARLSEHGIDTTDALINMTAASLFESAKEAYAIGKQIGEKVILMGTSTGGTLALQLAAIYPEIAGLVFYSPNIAIKDPNAWLLNNPWGLQIARMVKGSNYMGVQKEHPLYQQYWNTKYRLEATVQLEELLETTMTKENFAKVKQPLLVLYYYKDEQEQDPVVSVDAMKKMFAEVGTEEKNKKMIPVPNTGNHVIASPIQSKDIISVEKETAEFLKNILQLSIQPSIN, from the coding sequence ATGCGTATCATCAAATGGTTGATAGGATTCATTGCAGTGGCAGGTATTGTATATCTGCTTGGTCCCAATCCGGAAACCCCTGTTTACAATACAACCCTCCCGAATATTCCCGGAGAGCCTGCGGCACTGGAGGCGTATATCCAATCAAATGAACAGAAACACAAGGTTCGACCCAACAATGAAGCTAGAATTGTGTGGGCAAATGATAGCGTGAAACAAAAAACACCCTATGCAATTGTATACCTGCATGGATTCAGTGCCAGTCAGGAAGAAGGCAACCCGGTGCATCAGCAAATTGCCAAACAGTTTGGATGCAACTTGTATTTAGCGCGTTTATCAGAACATGGTATTGATACTACCGATGCACTCATCAATATGACTGCAGCATCCTTGTTTGAATCTGCCAAAGAAGCTTATGCCATTGGTAAACAAATTGGCGAAAAGGTAATACTAATGGGCACTTCTACTGGTGGTACATTAGCACTGCAGTTAGCAGCAATCTATCCTGAAATTGCAGGGCTGGTATTTTACTCGCCCAATATTGCTATTAAAGATCCCAATGCATGGTTATTGAATAATCCATGGGGATTACAAATTGCGCGTATGGTAAAAGGCTCTAACTATATGGGCGTGCAGAAAGAACATCCCTTGTATCAGCAATACTGGAATACCAAATATAGACTGGAAGCCACTGTGCAATTAGAAGAATTGTTAGAAACCACCATGACAAAGGAAAATTTTGCAAAAGTGAAGCAACCTTTACTGGTCTTGTATTATTATAAAGATGAACAAGAGCAGGATCCTGTGGTAAGCGTGGATGCAATGAAGAAAATGTTTGCAGAAGTAGGTACAGAAGAAAAAAATAAAAAAATGATTCCAGTGCCAAACACTGGTAATCATGTTATTGCTTCTCCTATTCAATCAAAAGATATTATTTCCGTTGAAAAAGAAACGGCTGAATTCTTAAAAAACATACTGCAGTTATCTATACAACCAAGCATTAACTGA
- the paaB gene encoding 1,2-phenylacetyl-CoA epoxidase subunit PaaB: MSFQIHKLYYGDYGESKNGAADISTQQTNKAEWPLWEVFIRSKQGLDHKHVGSLHAADAAMAIENARDVYTRRMEGVSIWVVESKHIHASNPDEAEALFDPANDKAYRHPTFYDLPDEVKYM; the protein is encoded by the coding sequence ATGAGCTTTCAAATACATAAACTTTATTACGGCGATTACGGCGAAAGCAAAAACGGAGCCGCTGATATTTCTACCCAACAAACCAATAAAGCTGAATGGCCTTTGTGGGAAGTATTCATCCGCAGTAAACAAGGATTAGATCATAAACATGTAGGAAGCTTACATGCAGCCGACGCTGCCATGGCCATTGAGAATGCAAGAGATGTATACACCCGAAGAATGGAAGGGGTAAGCATCTGGGTTGTGGAGAGCAAGCATATTCATGCCAGCAATCCGGATGAGGCAGAAGCTTTGTTTGATCCGGCCAATGACAAAGCCTACAGACATCCTACATTTTACGATTTACCTGATGAAGTAAAATACATGTAA
- the obgE gene encoding GTPase ObgE: MSERNNFIDYIRIFARSGHGGAGVRHFMRNKLTAMGGPDGGDGGRGGHIILKGNRNLWTLLHLRYFKNVLAENGENGSKDNCTGRDGKDIIIEVPLGTVARDEETGKIEAEILEDGQEYIWMRGGRGGLGNSNFATPTNQAPDHAQPGEPGIEGWKNIELKVLADVGLVGFPNAGKSTLLSVITAAKPKIANYAFTTLTPQLGMVAYRDSKSFCIADLPGIIEGAAEGKGLGHRFLRHIERNSALLFLIPADSNDHRKEFEILRQELKNYNEEMLQKDFIIAISKSDMLDDELKEAISKELPADIPHVFISSVTNKGLTELKDLLWETLNKPI; this comes from the coding sequence GTGTCGGAACGGAATAACTTTATAGACTATATCAGAATTTTTGCGCGCAGTGGTCACGGTGGTGCAGGCGTAAGGCATTTTATGCGCAACAAACTAACTGCCATGGGCGGCCCGGACGGTGGCGATGGCGGCAGAGGCGGACATATTATTTTAAAAGGGAACCGCAATCTCTGGACATTGTTGCATTTGCGTTATTTCAAGAATGTATTGGCCGAAAACGGTGAGAACGGTAGTAAAGACAATTGTACCGGCAGAGACGGAAAAGACATTATCATAGAAGTACCACTGGGTACAGTTGCCCGTGATGAAGAAACCGGCAAGATTGAAGCAGAAATTTTAGAGGACGGACAAGAATATATCTGGATGCGCGGAGGAAGAGGCGGATTGGGCAATAGCAATTTTGCCACTCCAACCAATCAGGCACCCGACCATGCACAACCCGGAGAACCCGGTATTGAAGGATGGAAAAATATTGAGCTGAAAGTATTGGCAGACGTGGGTTTGGTGGGATTTCCGAATGCAGGAAAATCCACATTGCTATCAGTGATTACTGCAGCCAAACCTAAAATTGCCAATTACGCATTTACTACCTTAACGCCTCAGTTAGGCATGGTTGCTTATCGTGATTCAAAATCATTTTGTATTGCAGACTTACCGGGTATTATTGAAGGAGCAGCAGAAGGTAAAGGATTGGGACATCGTTTCCTCAGACATATTGAACGCAATTCCGCTTTATTATTCCTGATTCCTGCCGACAGCAATGACCATCGCAAAGAATTCGAAATTCTTCGTCAGGAACTAAAGAACTACAATGAAGAAATGTTGCAGAAAGATTTCATCATTGCCATTAGTAAAAGCGATATGCTGGACGATGAATTAAAAGAAGCCATTAGCAAGGAATTACCGGCTGATATTCCACACGTTTTCATTTCATCGGTTACCAACAAGGGACTAACCGAACTGAAAGACCTGCTTTGGGAGACCTTAAACAAGCCGATTTAA